The proteins below are encoded in one region of Paraburkholderia phenazinium:
- a CDS encoding DsbC family protein has protein sequence MKKHLRIAALTLAVAVATLGCSAQADQATDKLKATLQARLGDDATIKSISKSPIAGLYEINLGTQIVYSDANGDYLLLGDIVDAKTRKNLTEARLSETNRIDFASLPFANAVKVVKGNGSRKMAVFSDPNCPYCKQLETTLKSIDNVTVYTFLYPVLSPDSTVKSKSIWCSSDRAKAWESWMQDRQAPTAAGTCDTAAIEKNLDLGHAMNVDGTPTIFLADGRRLPGAVPADRLDKELSSVH, from the coding sequence ATGAAAAAGCACCTCCGAATCGCCGCGCTCACCCTTGCCGTGGCCGTCGCGACACTCGGCTGCTCCGCGCAGGCCGACCAGGCCACCGACAAACTCAAGGCGACCTTGCAGGCTCGTCTCGGCGACGACGCGACCATCAAGAGCATCTCGAAATCGCCGATTGCCGGGTTGTACGAGATCAACCTTGGCACGCAGATCGTCTATAGCGACGCGAACGGCGATTACCTGCTGCTCGGCGATATCGTCGACGCGAAGACCCGCAAGAATCTGACTGAGGCACGCTTGTCCGAAACCAACCGCATCGACTTTGCGAGCCTGCCGTTCGCGAACGCGGTGAAGGTGGTGAAGGGCAATGGCAGCCGCAAGATGGCGGTGTTCTCGGATCCGAACTGCCCGTATTGCAAGCAGCTCGAAACCACGCTGAAGTCTATCGACAACGTTACCGTGTACACCTTCCTGTACCCGGTGCTGTCGCCGGATTCGACGGTGAAATCGAAGTCGATCTGGTGTTCGTCGGACCGCGCCAAGGCTTGGGAATCGTGGATGCAGGACCGTCAGGCGCCGACCGCCGCAGGCACCTGTGACACAGCCGCCATCGAAAAGAACCTCGATCTTGGCCACGCCATGAACGTGGACGGCACGCCCACCATCTTCCTCGCCGACGGCCGCCGCCTGCCAGGCGCGGTGCCGGCCGACCGGCTGGACAAAGAACTCTCCTCGGTGCACTAA
- a CDS encoding UbiH/UbiF family hydroxylase translates to MTAHLQTFDVAVIGGGLVGKTAALALAQGGLRVGLLAQPCAPLPAGSIFDARVYALSSSSQALLERLRVWQALDTARLGPVYDMRVYGDAHAELHFSAFQASVPQLAWIAESSLIERALDAALRFQPSLEWIDSRAQGLDVKPGGATIGLANGKMLDADLVVGADGAHSWVRAQIGSKVIRQDYKQTGVVANFKAERPHGETAYQWFKDGEIIALLPLPDGHVSLVWSARTEHAQELLALDPAQLAAEVERITGGQVGALDCVTPAQGFPLALQTVDRLAAPRVALVGDAAHLIHPLAGQGMNLGLRDVAALADAIAGKEAFRDLGDTVLLRRYERARREDIRALMVATDGLQKLFSVPGPVARVLRNTGMAFVGAQPLIKRWLVSAALG, encoded by the coding sequence ATGACTGCTCACCTCCAGACCTTTGACGTCGCCGTGATCGGCGGCGGGCTCGTCGGCAAGACTGCGGCGCTCGCGTTGGCGCAAGGCGGCCTGCGCGTCGGCCTGCTGGCGCAACCGTGTGCCCCGCTGCCAGCCGGTTCGATTTTCGATGCGCGGGTCTATGCGCTGTCCTCCAGTTCGCAGGCCCTGCTCGAGCGGCTGCGGGTCTGGCAGGCGCTCGACACCGCACGCCTCGGCCCGGTCTATGACATGCGGGTCTATGGCGATGCCCACGCCGAGCTGCACTTCTCGGCGTTTCAGGCGTCCGTGCCGCAACTGGCGTGGATCGCGGAATCGTCGCTGATCGAGCGCGCACTCGATGCGGCGCTGCGGTTCCAGCCGAGTCTCGAATGGATCGACTCGCGCGCCCAGGGGCTCGACGTGAAGCCGGGCGGCGCGACCATCGGTCTTGCCAACGGCAAAATGCTTGACGCGGATCTGGTGGTCGGCGCGGACGGCGCCCACTCCTGGGTACGTGCGCAGATCGGGTCGAAGGTCATCCGCCAGGACTATAAGCAGACCGGCGTGGTCGCCAACTTCAAGGCCGAAAGGCCGCACGGCGAAACGGCCTATCAGTGGTTCAAGGACGGCGAGATCATCGCGTTGCTGCCGCTGCCTGATGGACACGTCTCGCTCGTGTGGTCGGCGCGTACCGAGCATGCGCAGGAACTGCTCGCGCTCGATCCCGCGCAGCTCGCCGCGGAAGTCGAACGCATCACGGGCGGCCAGGTGGGCGCGCTCGACTGCGTGACGCCGGCGCAGGGTTTTCCGCTCGCGCTGCAAACCGTCGACCGGCTCGCTGCTCCGCGGGTCGCCCTGGTGGGCGACGCCGCGCACCTGATCCATCCGCTCGCGGGGCAAGGCATGAACCTTGGACTGCGCGACGTCGCGGCGCTCGCCGATGCGATCGCCGGCAAGGAAGCGTTCCGTGATCTCGGCGACACCGTGCTGCTGCGGCGTTACGAACGGGCACGCCGCGAAGACATCCGCGCGCTGATGGTCGCCACCGATGGCTTGCAAAAGCTGTTCTCCGTTCCGGGCCCGGTTGCCCGCGTCCTGCGCAACACGGGCATGGCTTTCGTAGGCGCGCAGCCGCTAATCAAGCGCTGGCTCGTTTCGGCGGCTTTGGGCTAA
- the ychF gene encoding redox-regulated ATPase YchF translates to MSLKCGIVGLPNVGKSTLFNALTKAGIAAENYPFCTIEPNVGIVEVPDARLKALADIVKPERIMPAVVEFVDIAGLVAGASKGEGLGNQFLANIRETDAITHVVRCFEDDNVIHVAGKVDPLSDIEVINTELALADLATVEKSLSRYSKAAKSGNDKEAIKLAAVLERVRAQLDQAKPVRALDLSDEEQVLLKPFCLITAKPTMYVANVKEDGFDNNPHLDAVRKFADAEKAPVVAVCAAIEAEIADLEDEDKQVFLADLGMEEPGLNRVIRAGFKLLGLQTYFTAGVKEVRAWTIHIGDTAPQAAGVIHTDFERGFIRAQTIGFNDFVAYKGEQGAKEAGKMRAEGKEYVVHDGDVMNFLFNV, encoded by the coding sequence ATGAGCCTCAAATGCGGCATCGTCGGCCTGCCTAACGTCGGCAAGTCCACCCTGTTCAACGCGCTAACCAAGGCGGGCATTGCCGCCGAAAACTATCCGTTCTGCACGATCGAGCCGAATGTCGGCATCGTCGAAGTGCCGGACGCGCGGCTGAAGGCGCTCGCCGACATCGTCAAGCCCGAGCGCATCATGCCGGCGGTGGTGGAATTCGTCGATATTGCCGGTCTTGTCGCCGGCGCGAGCAAGGGTGAAGGGCTTGGCAACCAGTTCCTCGCCAACATCCGCGAAACCGACGCCATCACGCACGTTGTGCGCTGCTTCGAAGACGATAACGTGATTCACGTCGCCGGCAAGGTGGATCCGCTGTCGGATATTGAAGTCATCAACACCGAACTGGCGCTGGCCGATCTGGCGACGGTCGAAAAGTCGCTTTCGCGTTATTCGAAGGCTGCTAAATCGGGCAACGACAAGGAAGCGATCAAGCTCGCCGCGGTGCTGGAAAGGGTCCGTGCGCAGCTCGACCAGGCCAAGCCGGTGCGCGCGCTCGACCTGTCGGATGAAGAGCAGGTGCTCCTCAAGCCGTTCTGCCTGATCACCGCCAAGCCGACGATGTACGTCGCCAACGTGAAGGAAGACGGCTTCGATAACAATCCGCATCTGGACGCCGTACGCAAGTTCGCGGACGCTGAGAAGGCGCCGGTCGTCGCGGTGTGCGCGGCCATTGAAGCGGAAATCGCCGATCTGGAAGACGAAGACAAGCAGGTTTTTCTCGCCGACCTGGGCATGGAAGAGCCGGGTCTCAATCGCGTGATCCGCGCCGGTTTCAAACTACTCGGTCTGCAGACGTACTTCACGGCTGGTGTGAAGGAAGTGCGGGCGTGGACGATCCATATCGGCGACACGGCACCGCAGGCTGCGGGCGTGATTCACACTGACTTCGAACGTGGCTTCATCCGTGCACAGACGATTGGCTTCAATGACTTCGTGGCTTACAAAGGTGAGCAAGGCGCGAAGGAAGCCGGCAAGATGCGGGCGGAAGGTAAGGAATACGTCGTGCACGACGGGGATGTGATGAATTTCCTGTTTAACGTGTAA
- a CDS encoding helix-turn-helix domain-containing protein, with the protein MEALIFSSTEVAELAGHFGALSEKVPLRPIADVAEYEEAVRVLNALLDVGAADETHPLAGLVTALGEFIVDFDDAHYSLPDAMPAEVLRALMDQHGIRQSELPEIGSQGVVSEILNGKRELNARQIRDVSKRFGVSPAVFFPA; encoded by the coding sequence ATGGAAGCCTTGATTTTCTCGTCGACGGAAGTCGCTGAACTTGCGGGTCATTTTGGTGCGTTGTCCGAAAAGGTGCCTTTGCGTCCCATTGCCGACGTTGCCGAATATGAAGAGGCGGTGCGAGTACTCAATGCTTTGCTGGACGTTGGCGCGGCGGATGAGACGCATCCTCTCGCGGGCCTCGTGACCGCGCTCGGCGAATTCATCGTCGACTTCGATGACGCTCACTATTCATTGCCCGACGCCATGCCTGCCGAGGTTCTTCGCGCGCTCATGGACCAGCACGGCATCAGGCAATCGGAGCTACCGGAGATTGGTAGTCAAGGTGTGGTGTCGGAGATACTCAACGGCAAACGCGAACTGAACGCGCGCCAGATTCGCGACGTTTCGAAGCGCTTTGGCGTCAGCCCTGCGGTGTTCTTTCCGGCGTAA
- a CDS encoding type II toxin-antitoxin system HigB family toxin: protein MWRKTIEAGSFSNFAKLRQAFNATDRVGDFYVFDIGGNKFRLVAAVHFNVQKLYVRHVLTHKEYDKWKP, encoded by the coding sequence ATGTGGCGCAAGACAATCGAAGCCGGCTCGTTTTCGAACTTCGCCAAGCTCAGGCAAGCGTTCAATGCAACGGATCGGGTTGGCGACTTTTATGTGTTTGATATCGGCGGCAACAAGTTTAGATTGGTCGCCGCGGTGCACTTTAATGTGCAGAAGCTGTACGTGCGTCATGTACTGACACACAAGGAATACGACAAATGGAAGCCTTGA
- a CDS encoding glycerophosphodiester phosphodiesterase family protein produces MPRLICAGLAVVFCSAFLSGCAAPCAAPVDTSASATALPQIIAHRGGTGDAPENTLEAIRLALAHHADAMWLTVQLSKDGVPVLYRPADLSALTDASGPVSARTAAELAHVNAGWSFRLADAQGAEAYPYRSRPVGIPTLREALRAIPASMPVVLDMKALPAEPQTRAVAQVLSEENAWTRVTLYSTEAEYQRGFAVYPQAKVFESRDATRTRLVRVLLDQGCLDAPAEHASAAFELHRAVTVVERFTLGEGRSEVNATLWTPATVACFRTHPDVHIVAIAVNDADDYRAAACLGIDAVLSDSPEKMTAIRAGMAGALRCGR; encoded by the coding sequence ATGCCTCGTCTGATTTGCGCCGGGTTGGCTGTTGTGTTTTGTAGTGCCTTTTTGTCCGGCTGTGCTGCGCCTTGCGCGGCGCCTGTTGATACGTCCGCGTCTGCGACTGCGCTGCCGCAGATCATCGCGCATCGTGGCGGCACGGGCGATGCGCCTGAGAACACGCTGGAGGCGATTCGTCTCGCGCTCGCGCACCACGCCGACGCCATGTGGTTGACGGTGCAACTGAGCAAGGATGGCGTGCCGGTGCTTTACCGGCCGGCGGATCTGTCCGCGTTGACGGATGCCAGCGGGCCAGTCTCGGCGCGTACGGCGGCAGAGCTTGCTCATGTCAACGCGGGGTGGAGTTTTCGTCTGGCTGACGCTCAAGGGGCGGAGGCTTACCCGTACCGGAGCCGACCGGTTGGCATTCCTACGTTGCGCGAGGCGCTACGCGCTATACCGGCTTCGATGCCGGTCGTCCTCGATATGAAAGCGCTGCCGGCGGAGCCGCAGACACGGGCGGTCGCGCAGGTGCTGAGCGAAGAAAACGCCTGGACGCGGGTGACGCTTTATTCAACGGAGGCTGAATATCAGCGTGGTTTCGCGGTGTATCCGCAGGCGAAGGTCTTTGAATCGCGCGATGCGACGCGCACTCGTTTAGTGCGCGTTTTGCTTGATCAAGGGTGTCTGGACGCGCCGGCTGAACATGCTTCGGCCGCGTTCGAGCTGCATCGGGCGGTGACCGTGGTCGAGAGATTTACGCTTGGGGAAGGGCGCTCGGAGGTGAACGCGACGCTGTGGACGCCCGCAACGGTGGCGTGTTTTCGGACGCATCCGGACGTGCATATCGTCGCGATTGCGGTGAACGACGCGGATGATTATCGTGCCGCGGCGTGTCTCGGGATTGACGCGGTGCTGTCGGACTCGCCGGAGAAGATGACGGCGATTCGGGCGGGGATGGCGGGGGCGTTGCGGTGTGGCAGGTAG
- the ugpB gene encoding sn-glycerol-3-phosphate ABC transporter substrate-binding protein UgpB, whose product MSCKPLFRTLAAAAVLALGVNQAAQAATEIQFWHAMEAALGEHLNDIANDFNASQSDYKIVPVFKGSYDQTLAAGIAAYRSGNAPAILQVYEVGTATMIQAKKAVIPVSEVFKQAGVPLDEKAFVPTIASYYSDSKTDELISMPFNSSTPVLYYNKDAFKKAGLDPNQPPKTWDELRKDAQKLKASGMSCGYSSGWQSWIQLENYSAWHGLPFATENNGFDGADAQLEFNKPQQIAHIQFLQDMAKEGSFTYVGRKDEPVSKFYSGDCGIITNSSGSLANIKKYAKFDFGTGMMPYDANVKGAPQNAIIGGASLWVLSGKDPSVYKGVAKFLAYLATPQVAAKWHQDTGYLPITTAAYQLTQQQGFYTKNPGSDTAIKQMLNKPPLPFTKGLRLGNMPQIRTVVDEELEQVWSGKKTPKEALDSAVERGNELLRRFEKAGS is encoded by the coding sequence ATGAGTTGCAAACCCCTGTTCCGTACGCTTGCCGCGGCGGCTGTTCTCGCTCTCGGCGTCAATCAGGCCGCTCAGGCCGCGACGGAAATCCAGTTCTGGCATGCCATGGAAGCCGCCCTCGGCGAGCATCTGAACGACATCGCCAACGACTTCAACGCATCACAATCCGACTACAAGATCGTCCCGGTCTTTAAGGGTTCCTACGACCAGACGCTCGCGGCCGGCATCGCCGCCTATCGCAGCGGCAACGCGCCGGCGATCCTTCAGGTCTACGAAGTCGGCACGGCCACGATGATTCAGGCGAAGAAAGCGGTGATTCCGGTATCCGAAGTATTCAAGCAGGCCGGCGTGCCGCTCGACGAAAAGGCCTTCGTGCCCACCATCGCGAGCTATTACAGCGACTCCAAGACCGATGAGCTGATTTCGATGCCGTTCAACAGCTCGACGCCGGTGTTGTATTACAACAAGGATGCGTTCAAGAAGGCCGGGCTCGATCCTAACCAGCCGCCGAAGACGTGGGACGAACTGCGCAAGGACGCGCAGAAGCTGAAGGCGTCGGGCATGTCGTGCGGTTACTCGTCGGGCTGGCAGAGCTGGATCCAGCTCGAAAACTACAGTGCCTGGCACGGTCTGCCGTTTGCGACGGAAAACAACGGCTTCGACGGCGCCGATGCGCAACTCGAATTCAACAAGCCGCAGCAGATCGCCCATATCCAGTTCCTTCAGGACATGGCGAAGGAAGGCTCGTTCACCTATGTCGGCCGCAAGGACGAACCGGTGTCCAAGTTCTATAGCGGCGACTGCGGCATCATCACGAACTCGTCGGGCTCGCTTGCCAACATCAAGAAGTACGCCAAGTTCGACTTCGGCACCGGCATGATGCCTTACGACGCCAACGTGAAGGGTGCACCGCAAAACGCGATCATCGGCGGCGCAAGTTTGTGGGTACTGTCGGGCAAGGATCCGAGCGTCTACAAGGGCGTGGCAAAGTTCCTCGCGTACCTGGCCACGCCGCAGGTTGCGGCCAAGTGGCATCAGGACACTGGCTATCTGCCTATCACGACTGCCGCCTATCAGCTGACGCAACAGCAGGGCTTCTACACGAAGAACCCGGGCAGCGACACCGCGATCAAGCAGATGCTCAACAAGCCGCCGCTGCCGTTCACGAAGGGCCTGCGTCTGGGCAACATGCCGCAGATCCGTACGGTGGTCGACGAGGAACTCGAGCAGGTCTGGAGCGGGAAGAAGACGCCTAAGGAAGCGCTCGACTCCGCGGTCGAACGCGGCAATGAACTGCTGCGCCGCTTCGAGAAGGCCGGCAGCTAA
- the ugpA gene encoding sn-glycerol-3-phosphate ABC transporter permease UgpA, whose product MEKRSRFGTGVLPYLLVGPQLAITLVFFLWPAGVALWQSTQSQDAFGTSSEFVGLANFKQLFADPLYLASFNTTLYFCVLVTVSGLVISLLLAVCADRVTRGAKAYQALLIWPYAVAPAIAAVLWSFLFNPSIGLVTYALAKYGIVWNHALNPGQAMFLVVLASVWKQVSYNFLFFYAGLQAIPRSLIEAAAIDGAGPVRRFFGIALPLLSPTSFFLLTINLVYAFFDTFPIIDAATGGGPAQATRTLIYRIFAEGFQGLDIGSSGAQSVVLMLIVIALTVVQFRFIERRVQYS is encoded by the coding sequence ATGGAAAAGCGATCCCGCTTCGGGACTGGCGTGCTGCCTTATCTGCTGGTAGGTCCGCAGCTGGCGATCACGCTAGTGTTCTTTCTTTGGCCTGCCGGCGTCGCGCTGTGGCAGTCCACGCAAAGCCAGGATGCGTTCGGCACGTCGAGCGAATTCGTGGGCCTCGCCAACTTCAAGCAACTGTTCGCCGATCCGCTTTATCTGGCGTCGTTTAACACTACGCTGTACTTTTGCGTGCTCGTCACCGTTAGCGGACTGGTGATCTCGCTACTGCTCGCGGTCTGTGCCGATCGTGTGACGCGTGGTGCGAAGGCGTATCAGGCCTTGCTGATCTGGCCGTATGCGGTCGCGCCCGCGATTGCCGCGGTGCTGTGGTCGTTCCTGTTCAATCCGAGCATCGGGCTCGTAACCTACGCGCTTGCGAAGTACGGCATCGTCTGGAATCACGCGCTCAATCCGGGCCAGGCCATGTTCCTGGTCGTGCTGGCGTCAGTGTGGAAGCAGGTTAGCTACAACTTCCTGTTTTTCTATGCCGGCCTGCAGGCCATTCCGCGCTCGCTGATCGAGGCGGCCGCCATCGACGGCGCCGGACCCGTGCGGCGCTTTTTCGGCATCGCGCTACCGCTGCTGTCGCCGACGAGCTTCTTTCTGCTCACCATCAATCTGGTCTACGCGTTCTTCGACACCTTTCCGATTATCGATGCCGCCACGGGCGGCGGACCGGCCCAGGCCACCCGCACGCTGATCTACCGGATCTTCGCCGAGGGCTTCCAGGGCCTCGACATCGGTAGCTCGGGCGCGCAGTCGGTCGTGCTGATGCTGATCGTGATCGCGCTGACCGTCGTGCAATTCCGTTTCATCGAGCGGAGGGTTCAATACTCATGA
- the ugpE gene encoding sn-glycerol-3-phosphate ABC transporter permease UgpE, whose translation MIENRRGFDLFCHAVLIIGVALIVFPVYVAFCAATMNEHEIFSVPLSLIPSTHLFENIANVWVHGSGNAAAPFGRMLMNSLVMALVICIGKIAISMISAYAIVFFRFPFRNLSFWLIFVTLMLPVEVRIFPTVQVVSSMHMSNTYAGLTLPLIASATATFLFRQFFMTLPDELMEAARIDGAGALRFFWDIVLPLSKTNIAALFVITFIYGWNQYLWPILITSQQSLTTAVVGIKSMIASGDTATEWHLVMTATLLAMLPPLAVVLTMQRWFVRGLVDSEK comes from the coding sequence ATGATCGAGAATCGCCGTGGTTTCGACCTCTTCTGCCATGCGGTGCTGATCATCGGCGTCGCGCTGATCGTGTTCCCGGTGTACGTCGCGTTTTGCGCCGCCACCATGAATGAGCACGAAATCTTTTCTGTGCCGCTTTCGCTGATCCCGAGCACGCATCTGTTCGAGAACATCGCTAACGTCTGGGTGCACGGCAGCGGCAACGCGGCCGCCCCGTTCGGCCGCATGCTGATGAACAGTCTCGTGATGGCGCTGGTGATCTGCATCGGCAAAATCGCGATTTCGATGATCTCCGCCTACGCGATCGTATTCTTCCGCTTCCCGTTCAGGAATCTCTCGTTCTGGCTGATCTTCGTCACGTTGATGCTGCCCGTTGAAGTGCGCATTTTCCCAACCGTGCAAGTCGTGTCGTCGATGCACATGTCCAACACGTACGCCGGACTCACGCTGCCGCTGATCGCGTCGGCTACCGCCACGTTCCTGTTCCGGCAGTTCTTCATGACGCTGCCCGACGAGCTGATGGAGGCTGCGCGTATCGACGGTGCGGGTGCGCTGCGATTCTTCTGGGACATCGTATTGCCGCTGTCGAAAACCAATATCGCCGCGCTCTTCGTGATCACCTTCATCTACGGCTGGAACCAGTATCTGTGGCCGATCCTGATCACGAGCCAGCAATCGTTGACCACGGCGGTGGTGGGTATCAAGAGCATGATCGCGTCGGGCGACACCGCCACTGAGTGGCATCTCGTGATGACCGCGACGCTGCTCGCAATGTTGCCGCCGCTCGCGGTGGTGCTGACAATGCAGCGCTGGTTCGTACGCGGACTCGTGGACTCTGAAAAATAA
- a CDS encoding sn-glycerol-3-phosphate import ATP-binding protein UgpC: MAALTLKGVKKSYDSKQFVLHGIDVDVTDGEFVVMVGPSGCGKSTLLRMVAGLESISEGTISINDKVVNQLEPKDRNIAMVFQNYALYPHMSVAQNMGYALKIGGVDRAEIDRRVQAAAQILELGPLLERKPRELSGGQRQRVAMGRAIVREPAVFLFDEPLSNLDARLRVQMRLEIQRLHARLATTSLYVTHDQIEAMTLAQRVIVMNRGHAEQIGAPVDVYERPATVFVASFIGSPGMNLLEGRVSDDGAAFEVAGNGPKLPLAGVPCIGSEVAAGRDWVLGIRPEHMTPGFPDAPHVSIAVDSCELLGADNLVHGRWGKHDVTVRLPHTHRPANGEALPVALPAKHLHFFDPASGKRAN; this comes from the coding sequence ATGGCTGCATTGACGCTAAAGGGCGTAAAGAAAAGCTACGACAGCAAACAGTTCGTACTGCACGGCATCGACGTGGACGTGACCGATGGTGAATTCGTCGTGATGGTCGGACCGTCGGGCTGCGGCAAGTCGACCTTGCTGCGGATGGTGGCGGGCCTCGAAAGCATTTCCGAGGGCACGATCTCGATCAACGACAAGGTGGTCAATCAGCTCGAGCCGAAAGACCGCAACATCGCGATGGTGTTCCAGAACTACGCGCTCTATCCACACATGAGCGTGGCGCAAAACATGGGCTACGCGCTCAAGATCGGCGGCGTGGACCGTGCGGAGATCGACCGGCGCGTGCAGGCCGCCGCGCAGATTCTCGAACTCGGGCCGCTGCTTGAACGCAAACCGCGCGAGCTGTCGGGCGGCCAGCGGCAGCGCGTGGCAATGGGTCGCGCGATCGTGCGGGAGCCCGCCGTGTTTCTGTTCGACGAGCCGCTGTCGAACCTCGATGCCCGGCTGCGCGTGCAGATGCGCCTCGAAATCCAGCGGTTGCACGCGCGTCTCGCGACCACCAGCCTGTACGTCACGCATGACCAGATCGAAGCGATGACACTCGCCCAGCGTGTGATCGTGATGAACCGCGGCCACGCCGAGCAGATCGGCGCGCCGGTCGACGTCTACGAACGGCCGGCGACGGTCTTCGTTGCGAGCTTCATCGGCTCACCGGGGATGAATCTGCTGGAAGGCCGCGTATCGGACGACGGCGCTGCTTTCGAGGTCGCCGGCAATGGTCCGAAGCTGCCGCTCGCGGGCGTGCCGTGCATCGGTAGCGAGGTAGCGGCCGGGCGCGATTGGGTCCTCGGCATCCGGCCGGAGCATATGACACCGGGATTCCCGGACGCACCGCACGTGAGCATCGCGGTCGATTCATGCGAACTGCTCGGTGCGGACAACCTCGTGCATGGCCGCTGGGGCAAACACGACGTGACCGTGCGCCTGCCGCACACCCATCGGCCGGCCAACGGCGAAGCACTGCCCGTAGCGCTGCCTGCGAAACACCTGCATTTCTTCGATCCGGCGAGCGGCAAGCGGGCAAACTGA
- a CDS encoding Crp/Fnr family transcriptional regulator, whose amino-acid sequence MWFVGKSELLSLIQLNCLDEVMPAFSDHRHLRKNTTVYRPEDRSDCVYLLKKGSVRLYRLTEDGQEITLSFIKAGMIFGDGDVLNEPSYSHYAQTLAPSMICYIRKPDFKELLRRYDVINQFVLKSHYQRWQEAQQLIENLSLHDVRKRLTNILTMFAAQIGCDFTYHDEPGAILIDLTIAQDKLADFIGTSRESVNRHFSDLKAAGLVDTHERKIVLTPTFVGQYLAPSAANQVLARARSLAAESLKAPLARA is encoded by the coding sequence ATGTGGTTCGTCGGCAAAAGCGAGTTGCTGTCGCTGATCCAGCTGAATTGCCTCGACGAGGTAATGCCTGCGTTCAGCGATCACAGACATCTACGCAAGAACACCACCGTTTATCGTCCGGAGGACCGCAGCGACTGCGTCTATCTGCTGAAGAAAGGCAGCGTCCGGCTGTATCGGCTCACCGAGGATGGCCAGGAAATCACGCTGTCGTTCATCAAGGCGGGCATGATTTTCGGCGACGGCGATGTCCTCAACGAGCCCAGTTATTCGCACTATGCGCAAACACTTGCGCCCAGCATGATCTGCTATATCCGCAAGCCGGATTTCAAGGAACTGCTGCGGCGCTACGACGTGATCAACCAGTTCGTGCTCAAGAGCCACTATCAGCGCTGGCAGGAAGCCCAGCAGTTGATCGAAAACCTTTCGCTGCACGACGTCCGTAAGCGCCTCACGAATATTCTCACCATGTTCGCCGCGCAGATCGGTTGCGATTTCACGTATCACGACGAGCCGGGCGCGATCCTGATCGACCTGACGATTGCCCAGGACAAGCTGGCGGATTTCATCGGCACGTCGCGTGAATCGGTGAACCGGCACTTTAGCGATCTGAAAGCGGCGGGTCTCGTCGACACGCACGAACGCAAGATCGTGTTGACACCCACGTTCGTCGGTCAATATCTGGCGCCGTCGGCGGCGAATCAGGTGCTGGCGCGCGCCCGCTCGCTCGCTGCCGAAAGCCTCAAAGCGCCGCTAGCGCGCGCCTGA
- a CDS encoding aspartate/glutamate racemase family protein — MTTIVVIHTGPVTVQPLKDQFKEQLADARVINIVDDSLLNDVRSAGHLTPEVTSRIYSYMQNAQSMGADLILNACSSVGEATDLLRGMIRTPIIKVDEVMAEEASRIGQRVGVVATVSTTLEPTVRLIRKKAAENKRDVTVVERIADGAFDALLAGDAARHDDILKRTIVALMDEVDVVVLAQVSMARLVPLLGSTKVPVLASPQSGVAEVRRALAAL, encoded by the coding sequence ATGACCACGATTGTCGTAATTCACACCGGGCCGGTGACAGTGCAGCCGCTCAAGGATCAGTTCAAGGAACAACTCGCCGATGCACGCGTGATCAATATCGTTGACGACAGCCTGTTAAACGACGTGCGCAGTGCCGGCCATCTGACGCCAGAGGTGACGAGCCGCATCTATAGCTACATGCAGAACGCGCAGTCGATGGGCGCCGACCTGATACTCAACGCCTGCTCGTCGGTAGGCGAGGCCACCGACCTGCTGCGCGGGATGATCCGCACACCCATCATCAAGGTGGATGAGGTCATGGCCGAAGAGGCAAGCCGCATCGGGCAACGCGTCGGCGTGGTCGCGACGGTGTCGACGACGCTGGAACCGACGGTGCGATTGATCAGGAAGAAAGCCGCTGAAAACAAGCGCGACGTGACGGTCGTGGAGCGCATCGCCGACGGTGCGTTCGACGCATTGCTCGCCGGCGACGCCGCGCGCCACGACGACATCCTGAAGCGCACCATCGTTGCCCTGATGGACGAAGTGGATGTGGTCGTGCTCGCGCAGGTATCGATGGCGCGCCTCGTGCCCTTGCTCGGGTCGACCAAGGTGCCCGTGCTGGCGAGTCCGCAGAGCGGCGTCGCCGAGGTCAGGCGCGCGCTAGCGGCGCTTTGA